A section of the Macadamia integrifolia cultivar HAES 741 chromosome 9, SCU_Mint_v3, whole genome shotgun sequence genome encodes:
- the LOC122088923 gene encoding neutral ceramidase 1-like, producing the protein MGLSSHPSGHVQRLSATTWFWVLLVLLLQNGKGILSASNYLIGLGSYDITGPAADVNMMGYANMEQIASGVHLRLRARAFIVAEPHGSRIVFVNLDACMASQLVTIKVIERLKARYGSLYNQQNVAISGIHTHAGPGGYLQYVVYIVTSLGFVRQSFDALVDGIEKSIIQAHENLRPGSIYVDKGEILDAGVNRSPSAYLNNPANERSKYKYDVDKEMTLLKFVDDEWGPVGSFNWFATHGTSMSRTNSLISGDNKGAAARFMEDWFEQNDFMDGVENLNSDTYAGHSIPRRISSIIPNLQNYDKLRDLATLYQSSQGKPATRMLSISSRVRNALRQAERPRFVSAFCQSNCGDVSPNVLGTFCLDTGLPCDFNHSTCGGKNELCYGQGPGHPDEFESTRIIGERQFKKAVDLFKKASEQLKGKVEYRHTYIDFSKLEVTLPKEGGAYEVVKTCPAAMGFAFAAGTTDGPGAFDFKQGDDKGNAFWRLVRNVLKTPDKDQVNCQYPKPILLDTGEMKEPYDWAPSVLPVQILRIGQLVILGVPGEFTTMAGRRLRDAVKSVLTSGANGEFNSNVHVVIAGLTNTYSQYVTTFEEYSVQRYEGASTLYGPHTLSAYIQEFKKLAKSLISDQTVEPGADPPDLLDKQISFLTPVVMDATPHGAQFGDCSKDIPQNSTFKRGDMVSVTFWSACPRNDLMTEGTYALVEFLQSKETWVPAYDDDDFCLRFIWSRPSKLSTHSQATIEWRIPQAAVSGVYRISHFGASKSLFGTVKHFTGSSSAFVVA; encoded by the exons ATGGGGCTCTCTTCTCATCCCAGTGGCCATGTTCAGAGGCTCTCTGCAACTACCTGGTTCTGGGTTTTGCTGGTGCTCTTGTTACAGAACGGCAAGGGGATACTTTCAGCTTCGAATTATTTGATTGGACTTGGAAGCTATGACATTACAGGACCCGCTGCAGATGTCAATATGATGGGATATGCTAATATGGAGCAGATTGCATCTGGGGTTCACCTCAGGTTGAGAGCTCGTGCATTTATTGTGGCAGAGCCTCATGGGAGCAGGATAGTTTTCGTAAATCTTGATGCTTGCATGGCTTCACAACTTGTGACAATTAAAGTGATTGAGAGGTTGAAGGCAAG GTATGGGAGCCTTTACAATCAACAGAATGTAGCTATTAGTGGGATTCACACTCATGCAGGTCCAGGGGGTTATCTTCAATATGTTGTGTATATTGTAACATCTCTTGGATTTGTTCGTCAGTCATTTGATGCTCTTGTTGATGGCATTGAGAAAAGCATTATACAAGCTCATGAAAATCTCCGGCCAGGGTCAATTTATGTTGATAAAG GAGAGATTTTGGATGCTGGTGTGAACCGTAGTCCTAGTGCTTATCTGAACAATCCTGCCAATGAACGGAGTAAATATAAGTATGATGTTGATAAAGAGATGACTCTCCTGAAGTTTGTGGATGATGAATGGGGGCCAGTAGGTAGCTTTAACTGGTTTGCCACTCATGGGACTTCTATGAGTCGTACAAATTCATTGATAAGCGGAGACAACAAAGGAGCTGCTGCACGATTCATGGAAGACTGGTTTGAACAGAATGATTTTATGGATGGTGTTGAAAACCTAAATTCTGATACATACGCTGGCCACAGCATCCCCCGAAGAATTTCAAGCATTATTCCCAACCTTCAAAACT ATGACAAGTTAAGAGATCTTGCTACCTTGTATCAATCTTCTCAGGGGAAGCCAGCAACCAGAATGTTGAGTATTTCTAGTCGTGTTAGGAATGCTCTGAGGCAGGCTGAAAGGCCTAGATTTGTATCTGCTTTTTGCCAGTCAAATTGTGGTGATGTTAGCCCAAACGTGCTTGGTACTTTCTGCTTAGACACTGGGCTACCTTGTGATTTCAATCATAGTACCTGTGGTGGGAAGAACGAACTCTGCTATGGCCAAGGCCCAGG TCACCCGGATGAATTTGAAAGTACGCGTATAATTGGAGAAAGGCAATTTAAAAAGGCTGTGGATCTCTTTAAAAAAGCATCGGAGCAATTGAAAGGCAAGGTTGAGTACCGGCACACCTACATAGACTTCTCCAAGCTTGAGGTTACACTTCCTAAAGAAGGCGGAGCTTATGAAGTGGTGAAAACATGCCCTGCTGCCATGGGGTTTGCTTTTGCGGCAGGAACAACCGATGGACCTGGAGCTTTTGATTTCAAGCAAGGAGATGACAAG GGTAATGCATTCTGGAGGTTGGTGCGAAACGTATTGAAAACACCGGATAAAGATCAAGTCAACTGTCAATATCCAAAGCCTATTTTGCTTGATACTGGTGAAATGAAGGAACCTTATGACTGGGCG CCTTCAGTACTTCCGGTTCAGATTCTGAGAATAGGGCAACTAGTCATTCTCGGTGTACCTGGAG AGTTCACAACAATGGCTGGGAGGCGTCTTCGTGATGCCGTGAAGTCGGTGCTTACTTCTGGAGCTAATGGAGAATTCAACAGCAATGTGCATGTTGTTATAGCAGGGTTGACAAATACATATTCACAGTACGTTACCACATTTGAGGAATACAGCGTGCAGAGATATGAG GGTGCCTCCACTCTGTATGGTCCACACACGCTGAGTGCCTATATTCAAGAGTTCAAGAAACTTGCAAAATCTCTCATCAGTGACCAAACTGTTGAACCAGGTGCAGATCCCCCAGATCTCTTGGACAAGCAAATCAGCTTTCTAACGCCTGTCGTCATGGATgcaacacctcatggtgcccaATTTGGGGACTGTAGCAAAGATATCCCTCAGAATTCCACATTCAAGAGAGGGGACATGGTATCAGTTACTTTTTGGTCAGCTTGCCCTAGAAATGACCTCATGACAGAAGGGACATATGCCCTGGTGGAGTTTCTCCAAAGCAAGGAAACATGGGTACCAgcttatgatgatgatgatttctGCTTGCGCTTTATATGGTCTCGTCCGTCAAAACTAAGTACTCACAGTCAGGCAACCATAGAATGGAGAATCCCACAGGCAGCTGTTTCAGGTGTGTACAGGATAAGTCATTTTGGCGCCTCAAAGAGCCTTTTTGGTACGGTTAAGCATTTCACAGGTTCATCCAGCGCCTTTGTAGTGGCATAG